Proteins found in one Zea mays cultivar B73 chromosome 1, Zm-B73-REFERENCE-NAM-5.0, whole genome shotgun sequence genomic segment:
- the LOC103645224 gene encoding uncharacterized protein, translating into MLLLIIDRLEHSLEHIRPLIFPAKRRKVVTMKKRKERVSSESTLPLVVGITAEESTALIPAASESKAQKDLTPVGRDALSRIRGRDFDSACGLTEDTGALIVWQAPPILEEMAAHNQLDSKQDPDSFRPPATSVIEYQRQGPTAQMTNISFMVGNSSHARPTDQDDENLRGDVLTLINESNARIMEMYDAHVSKLKAGNIKLIEQLEDERAAALERTRILEERLQQELENERTVAAERTTILKSKEAAIERTRVLDENLEVRAIERTRVLDERLQREYEIARTAASQNEALKEEIFKLQEFVF; encoded by the exons ATGTTGCTCTTAATAATTGATAGACTTGAACACAGCCTGGAACACATCAGGCCACTGATATTTCCTGCTAAGAGGCGCAAGGTTGTCACTATGAAGAAGAGGAAGGAAAGGGTGTCCTCTGAATCAACCCTTCCTTTAGTGGTGGGTATCACTGCAGAAGAAAGCACTGCATTGATACCTGCTGCTTCAGAAAGTAAGGCACAAAAG GATCTTACTCCTGTTGGAAGAGATGCTTTGTCACGAATTAGGGGTCGAGATTTTGACTCAGCATGTGGTCTTACTGAGGATACTGGAGCCTTGATTGTATGGCAAGCACCACCTATTCTAGAGGAGATGGCTGCCCACAATCAGTTAGACTCCAAGCAGGACCCAGATAGTTTCAGGCCTCCGGCGACCTCTGTTATTGAGTACCAGCGACAAGGACCAACTGCACAAATGACCAATATTTCGTTTATGGTTGGGAACTCATCCCATGCAAGGCCGACTGACCAGGATGATGAAAACTTGAGAGGAGATGTTCTCACATTGATCAATGAG AGCAATGCAAGAATCATGGAAATGTATGATGCCCACGTCAGCAAACTGAAGGCAGGGAACATAAAACTAATAGA GCAGCTGGAAGATGAAAGAGCAGCTGCACTTGAGAGGACAAGAATCCTTGAAGAGAGGCTCCAGCAAGAGTTGGAAAATGAAAGGACAGTTGCTGCTGAGAGGACTACAATTCTTAAGAGCAAGGAAGCTGCTATTGAGAGAACAAGAGTTCTTGACGAGAATTTGGAAGTACGTGCTATTGAGAGAACAAGAGTTCTTGACGAGAGACTCCAAAGAGAATATGAAATCGCACGTACTGCTGCAAGCCAGAATGAAGCTTTAAAAGAGGAGATTTTCAAACTTCAGGAGTTCGTTTTCTAA